A genome region from Hymenobacter tibetensis includes the following:
- the cphA gene encoding cyanophycin synthetase, translating to MKIIDLRTMRGPSYWSVKHYKLIVMKVDLEDFADQWSNAVPELAERLTELMPELGKPHAAFESQKQAAKHPPLTQEQLADGEPLGHVIQHVALELQRQAGMPVYWGKSYPAREEGVEFVVFSYQEERAGRRAAEAAVEIVESLCKQQAVDLAPIISELHEIREEEFFGPSTWSIVSEAASRNIPYIQLKNSGIIQLGYGINQKRIWATTTTYTSHAGVEIAGNKNRTKAMLHDAGVLVPQGTTVYSEDGLRDAIEELGFPLVTKPLDGNHGKGVTIRIMNWEDAVEGLKMAQAYSRAVIVEQFIEGADFRLLVVNGKLVAAAKRTPAAVLGDGQHTIQELIDEVNKDPRRGIGHEKVLTSIKADKHTLDILRGLKLTLESVLPAGETVYLKSTANISTGGTATDVTDLMHPYNVLLAERVAGIVGLDICGIDLMTTDIAVPLNETRGAVIEVNAAPGFRMHISPTEGLPRNVAEPVVDMLFPPGRDSRIPIIAITGTNGKTTTTRLIAHMVASKGYKVGFTTTDGIYIQGRKLQTGDCTGGQSAEFVLKDPTINYAVLETARGGMLRSGLGFHTCDIAVVTNVAADHLGMRDIHTVEEMAAVKGVLPRTVRKNGWAVLNADDDLVYAMREKVDCRVALFSMDEKNPRILDHVEAGGVAAVYEEGYVTIYKNSYKLRIDRAVEFPITLGGRATFNIENSLATALTGYLAGFEREDIKLALRTFVPSASKTPGRMNVFKFSKFEVIVDYAHNTHGIEKFAEFLNATEATRKIGMVSGLGDRREEDTLGFARVAGRIFDEVILRQDRDLRGKTAGQLKELMERGLRLDNASLPITYIENELEAVDHVMATAPEGAVVVLFTENIAAVLKKLEQYESRS from the coding sequence ATGAAGATTATTGACCTACGCACCATGCGCGGGCCCAGCTACTGGTCCGTCAAGCATTACAAGCTAATTGTAATGAAAGTGGACTTAGAAGATTTTGCTGACCAATGGTCGAATGCCGTACCGGAACTAGCGGAGCGCCTGACTGAGCTTATGCCAGAGCTTGGCAAGCCCCACGCGGCTTTCGAGTCGCAAAAACAAGCAGCCAAGCATCCGCCCCTGACCCAAGAACAGTTAGCAGATGGAGAGCCACTAGGCCACGTTATTCAGCATGTGGCACTGGAACTGCAACGGCAAGCCGGCATGCCCGTGTACTGGGGTAAGTCGTATCCGGCCCGGGAAGAGGGTGTGGAATTCGTAGTGTTCAGCTACCAGGAGGAACGCGCCGGGCGCCGGGCCGCCGAGGCCGCTGTGGAAATAGTGGAGTCGTTGTGCAAGCAACAGGCCGTTGACTTAGCGCCCATCATTTCAGAGCTGCACGAAATTCGGGAGGAGGAGTTTTTCGGCCCAAGTACTTGGAGCATTGTGTCGGAAGCGGCATCGCGCAACATTCCGTACATCCAACTCAAAAACAGCGGCATCATCCAGCTAGGCTACGGCATAAACCAAAAGCGCATCTGGGCCACTACCACTACCTACACTTCACACGCAGGGGTGGAAATAGCGGGCAACAAAAACCGCACGAAAGCCATGCTACACGACGCGGGCGTGCTCGTGCCGCAGGGTACCACCGTGTATTCAGAAGACGGATTGCGCGATGCTATTGAAGAGTTAGGATTTCCTCTGGTGACCAAACCACTTGATGGCAACCACGGCAAAGGCGTTACCATCCGCATCATGAATTGGGAGGATGCTGTAGAGGGCTTGAAAATGGCGCAGGCATATTCCCGGGCCGTAATTGTAGAGCAGTTCATAGAAGGAGCCGATTTCCGACTGCTGGTGGTGAATGGGAAACTGGTAGCTGCCGCTAAGCGCACGCCGGCTGCTGTACTTGGCGACGGACAGCACACCATACAGGAATTAATTGACGAAGTCAATAAAGACCCAAGGCGTGGCATTGGACACGAAAAGGTGCTCACCAGCATCAAAGCCGACAAGCACACGCTCGATATATTGAGGGGTCTGAAGCTTACCCTGGAGTCAGTGCTACCAGCAGGGGAGACGGTGTATCTGAAAAGCACGGCCAACATCAGCACTGGCGGTACGGCTACTGACGTCACCGATTTGATGCATCCCTATAACGTGCTGCTAGCAGAGCGTGTAGCCGGCATCGTCGGCCTCGACATCTGCGGTATCGACTTGATGACGACCGACATTGCAGTGCCGTTGAATGAGACACGTGGAGCCGTGATTGAAGTGAATGCCGCGCCAGGGTTCCGGATGCACATTTCGCCCACCGAGGGCCTGCCCCGCAACGTAGCCGAGCCGGTGGTTGACATGCTCTTTCCGCCCGGCCGCGATTCTCGCATTCCAATCATTGCTATTACGGGTACTAATGGCAAAACCACCACCACCCGGCTAATTGCGCACATGGTAGCGTCAAAGGGGTATAAAGTAGGCTTCACTACCACTGACGGTATCTACATTCAAGGCCGCAAACTGCAAACCGGCGATTGTACGGGTGGGCAAAGCGCCGAATTTGTACTCAAGGACCCAACTATCAACTATGCCGTGCTAGAAACGGCGCGGGGTGGCATGCTGCGCTCCGGCCTCGGCTTCCATACCTGCGACATTGCGGTGGTAACCAACGTGGCCGCCGACCACCTGGGTATGCGCGACATTCATACGGTAGAGGAAATGGCCGCTGTGAAAGGCGTATTGCCCCGCACTGTGCGCAAAAATGGGTGGGCTGTGCTTAATGCCGATGATGACTTGGTGTATGCTATGCGCGAAAAAGTAGATTGCCGCGTGGCGCTGTTCAGCATGGATGAAAAGAACCCTCGTATTCTCGACCATGTGGAGGCTGGTGGCGTGGCCGCCGTGTACGAAGAAGGCTACGTAACCATCTATAAGAACAGCTACAAGCTGCGCATCGACCGTGCCGTTGAATTTCCGATAACCTTAGGTGGCCGCGCTACCTTTAACATTGAAAATAGCCTAGCTACCGCTTTAACAGGGTATTTGGCAGGCTTCGAGCGGGAGGACATCAAGCTGGCGCTACGCACGTTCGTGCCATCGGCAAGCAAGACGCCAGGTCGCATGAATGTGTTCAAGTTTTCAAAGTTCGAGGTGATTGTGGATTATGCGCACAATACGCATGGCATCGAGAAATTTGCTGAGTTCCTAAATGCCACCGAAGCCACCCGCAAAATCGGAATGGTGTCGGGGCTGGGCGACCGGCGTGAAGAGGATACCCTCGGGTTTGCACGCGTAGCAGGGCGCATCTTCGACGAGGTAATTCTGCGTCAGGACCGCGACTTGCGTGGCAAAACTGCCGGGCAGCTCAAGGAACTCATGGAGCGTGGCCTGCGCCTCGACAATGCCTCACTACCCATCACGTATATTGAAAACGAGCTGGAAGCAGTTGATCATGTAATGGCCACTGCACCCGAAGGGGCTGTTGTGGTTCTCTTCACTGAAAATATTGCCGCAGTACTTAAGAAGTTAGAGCAATACGAATCACGTAGCTAA
- a CDS encoding family 16 glycosylhydrolase, translating to MKTRFLLVMLMSMVTFPAVLMGQCKLDYSNYHIAFQDNFDTYTSVAEVGNNWKFVEAPGSYDGWGNEYYDQNQVSLQPGGILRLTANRVPSFNDPSGKIDLFNSQVRTLDYVSGKLESKVYLDPGTWAGNPGGFTYGMFEIRCKLPTADNGTWPTFWLYSGPTEIDVIDNLRLNPARELYSNVIDWHGINLSKTNKDDYKYACGIQANKLNWDDLSTGFNTYTVVWTPSRVTFFFNGRESHTIDASQVKTHPHPATIIASLQMRRWSGVNQAQMDIDYIRVYKPNNNNYNQLYKSSSEFVNHNVSAVAPSLPGVHAAAGSLVTNPNNANEVFYRGTDDKLYFAEKHLNNQWSIETLPHSSADTNDRVSGDVTFNASYGIVTYRGYDNHVQFFGRHQGWYHRYVEQRPVEQVNDEPGSLTNAANGDIYFVGQDNKIHRFVGENWIHEVLPYTYGSTGGFLNPADYVLGDIIVDRSSTIFYKGFDNRLQVFFLDGNGVYTHSWIDDDFNTIANTVSAKPYSITIGDNGRIYYIGADDKIHQFVYEFGDWHPSLIPHNYNAPSLGMADADKAKSNIAWDNFHQRLEYGGYDGRIQFFQRYNGSWHHSWVDDYWSTDEFSTFSNIQGNVNRYASLSINSAGLLFYCNKDNQLRYFQYEPCEKLNPVSGSTFNLMGELQPLL from the coding sequence ATGAAAACGCGCTTTTTATTAGTCATGCTGATGAGCATGGTCACGTTTCCGGCTGTCCTTATGGGGCAGTGCAAGCTGGACTATTCAAATTATCACATAGCCTTTCAAGATAATTTCGATACCTATACGAGCGTAGCTGAGGTAGGCAACAACTGGAAGTTCGTAGAGGCTCCAGGCTCCTATGATGGCTGGGGCAACGAATACTACGACCAAAATCAAGTGTCGCTCCAACCCGGTGGTATCCTGCGCCTCACTGCTAATCGAGTACCGAGTTTCAATGATCCCTCGGGCAAAATCGATCTATTCAATTCGCAAGTGCGAACCTTAGATTACGTTTCCGGTAAGCTGGAGTCAAAAGTTTATCTGGATCCTGGCACATGGGCTGGTAATCCTGGAGGGTTTACCTACGGTATGTTTGAAATTCGCTGTAAGCTGCCGACAGCCGACAACGGCACATGGCCCACCTTTTGGTTGTATTCGGGCCCAACTGAGATTGATGTAATTGACAATCTAAGATTGAACCCAGCTAGAGAACTGTATTCAAATGTGATAGATTGGCATGGCATTAATTTGAGCAAAACTAACAAAGACGATTATAAATACGCTTGCGGTATACAAGCTAACAAGTTGAATTGGGATGATTTGTCAACGGGTTTCAACACCTATACAGTTGTCTGGACTCCGAGTCGAGTAACCTTTTTCTTCAACGGCCGGGAGTCACATACTATCGATGCCAGTCAAGTAAAAACTCATCCACACCCAGCCACTATTATTGCCAGCTTGCAGATGCGTCGCTGGTCGGGTGTCAACCAAGCCCAGATGGATATTGATTACATCCGCGTATATAAGCCGAACAATAACAATTACAACCAACTCTATAAATCAAGTTCAGAGTTTGTCAACCACAATGTGAGTGCAGTAGCTCCATCATTGCCAGGGGTGCATGCAGCCGCAGGGTCGCTGGTGACCAATCCTAACAATGCTAACGAGGTATTTTACCGGGGTACCGATGACAAATTGTACTTCGCTGAGAAACACTTAAACAATCAATGGAGTATCGAGACGCTCCCACATTCCTCTGCTGACACCAACGATCGGGTAAGTGGAGACGTGACCTTTAACGCCTCTTATGGTATTGTGACATACCGTGGCTATGATAACCACGTCCAATTCTTTGGACGCCATCAGGGCTGGTACCACCGTTACGTTGAACAACGTCCCGTAGAACAAGTGAATGATGAACCCGGCAGTTTAACGAACGCCGCTAACGGGGATATTTATTTTGTTGGCCAAGACAACAAGATTCATCGGTTTGTGGGAGAAAACTGGATCCATGAAGTGTTGCCTTATACATATGGCTCTACAGGTGGCTTCCTTAATCCCGCTGATTATGTGCTTGGTGATATCATAGTCGACCGTAGCTCAACCATCTTTTACAAAGGCTTTGACAATCGACTGCAGGTATTTTTCCTCGACGGCAATGGAGTATATACACATAGTTGGATTGATGATGACTTTAACACCATTGCAAATACTGTATCCGCTAAACCCTATTCTATTACTATTGGCGATAATGGCCGGATATACTATATCGGTGCTGACGACAAAATTCATCAGTTCGTATATGAGTTTGGGGACTGGCATCCCAGCTTAATACCGCATAACTACAATGCTCCCTCCTTAGGCATGGCTGATGCAGATAAAGCTAAAAGCAATATTGCTTGGGACAACTTTCATCAACGACTTGAGTACGGCGGGTATGATGGGCGCATACAGTTTTTCCAACGCTATAACGGCTCTTGGCACCATTCGTGGGTAGATGATTATTGGAGCACCGATGAATTTAGTACGTTTTCTAACATACAAGGCAATGTTAATCGGTACGCTTCCCTCTCCATCAACAGCGCTGGACTCCTTTTCTATTGTAATAAAGACAACCAGTTACGGTATTTTCAATATGAGCCGTGTGAAAAGCTAAATCCGGTAAGTGGATCTACTTTCAACCTGATGGGGGAACTGCAACCTCTGCTTTAG
- the rpsA gene encoding 30S ribosomal protein S1, with protein sequence MAEVVDNFDWDNVGASGFGGNYTAEQRAEMEQMYGDTLTTVQEEEVVRGVVVGITERDVILNIGFKSDGLVSITEFRDLPDLKIGDEVEVFIEDQEDLNGQLILSRKKAKIKQAWKSIYDALENDTILEGVVKRRTKGGLIMDLDGVEAFLPGSQIDVKPIRDFDIYVGRRMEVKVVKINAAFDNVVVSHKVLIEKDLEKQREAILNNLEKGQILEGVIKNMTNFGVFIDLGGVDGLLHITDISWGRIAHPSEVLQLDQKLNIVVLDFDEAKKRISLGLKQLTAHPWDSLPADMGVGSKVKGRIVNVADYGAFMEIIPGVEGLIHVSEMSWSQHLRNPQDFIKQGDVVEAQILTLDREDRKMSLGIKQLSEDPWTRGDFGTKYAVGTSHNGLVRNLTNFGLFVELEEGVDGLVHVSDLSWTKKIKHPSEVVKVGDRLDVLVLELDVANRRLALGHKQLEENPWDTFQTVFTPGSVHKATITDKNDRGAVLELPYGIEGFAYPKSLVKEDGSNAENGESLDFRVVEFSKDDRRIVLSHTAVYNQQQEEDTRAAKFKKKGPAGQAAGTAQGEGKLTDLKKQPVAEKSTLGDLDALSALRDKMMGTERQVGEQKLSAKAPKADAAEETEAPAAEGGILAAVTGAASAAFDKVTEVAGEVVDRAKHLLDSDDAADKKDEEKA encoded by the coding sequence ATGGCTGAAGTAGTTGATAACTTCGACTGGGACAATGTAGGAGCGTCAGGCTTCGGTGGTAACTATACCGCTGAGCAGCGCGCCGAAATGGAGCAGATGTACGGCGACACGCTGACCACCGTACAGGAAGAAGAAGTAGTAAGAGGCGTTGTGGTGGGCATCACCGAGCGCGACGTAATCCTGAACATCGGTTTCAAATCTGATGGTTTGGTGTCTATCACTGAATTCCGCGACCTGCCCGATTTGAAAATCGGTGACGAGGTAGAGGTATTCATCGAAGACCAAGAAGACCTGAACGGTCAGCTGATTCTAAGCCGCAAGAAGGCCAAGATCAAGCAGGCTTGGAAGTCTATCTACGATGCTCTTGAGAATGACACCATTCTGGAAGGCGTAGTAAAGCGTCGGACCAAAGGTGGTCTGATCATGGACCTGGACGGCGTTGAAGCCTTCTTGCCCGGCTCGCAAATCGACGTGAAGCCTATCCGCGACTTCGACATTTATGTTGGTCGTCGGATGGAAGTGAAAGTGGTGAAAATCAACGCCGCTTTCGACAACGTGGTAGTTTCGCACAAAGTCCTGATCGAGAAAGACCTCGAGAAGCAGCGCGAAGCCATCCTCAACAACCTGGAGAAAGGCCAGATCCTGGAAGGCGTTATCAAGAACATGACCAACTTCGGTGTGTTCATTGACCTTGGTGGCGTTGACGGTCTGTTGCACATCACCGACATTTCGTGGGGCCGTATCGCTCACCCGAGCGAAGTACTGCAGCTCGACCAGAAGTTGAACATCGTAGTTCTGGACTTCGACGAAGCCAAGAAGCGTATCAGCTTGGGTCTGAAGCAGCTGACTGCTCACCCATGGGATTCGCTGCCCGCCGACATGGGCGTAGGCTCGAAAGTGAAAGGCCGCATCGTAAACGTAGCCGACTATGGCGCGTTCATGGAAATCATCCCTGGTGTAGAAGGTCTGATCCACGTTTCAGAGATGAGCTGGAGCCAGCACCTGCGCAACCCGCAGGACTTCATCAAGCAGGGCGACGTTGTAGAGGCTCAGATTCTGACCCTCGACCGCGAAGACCGCAAGATGAGCCTCGGCATCAAGCAACTGAGCGAAGATCCATGGACTCGTGGCGACTTCGGCACCAAGTACGCCGTAGGCACCAGCCACAACGGTCTTGTGCGTAACCTCACCAACTTCGGCCTGTTCGTAGAACTGGAAGAAGGTGTTGACGGCCTCGTACACGTGTCTGACTTGTCGTGGACCAAAAAGATCAAGCATCCTTCGGAAGTAGTGAAGGTAGGTGACCGTCTGGACGTGCTCGTGCTCGAACTGGACGTAGCTAACCGTCGCTTGGCCCTAGGCCACAAGCAGCTGGAAGAAAACCCATGGGATACGTTCCAGACGGTGTTCACCCCCGGCTCGGTACACAAGGCGACCATCACCGACAAAAACGACCGTGGCGCTGTGCTTGAGTTGCCGTATGGCATCGAGGGCTTCGCGTATCCGAAGTCGCTGGTGAAGGAAGACGGCAGCAACGCTGAGAACGGCGAGTCGCTGGACTTCCGCGTAGTGGAATTCTCGAAGGATGACCGCCGCATCGTACTGTCGCACACTGCTGTGTACAACCAGCAGCAGGAAGAAGACACGCGTGCTGCCAAGTTCAAGAAGAAAGGCCCCGCTGGCCAAGCCGCTGGCACTGCCCAAGGCGAAGGCAAACTGACCGACCTCAAGAAGCAGCCTGTTGCTGAGAAGTCGACTCTCGGTGACCTGGACGCTTTGTCGGCTCTGCGCGACAAGATGATGGGTACGGAGCGCCAAGTAGGGGAGCAGAAGCTTTCCGCTAAGGCTCCAAAGGCTGACGCTGCCGAAGAAACGGAAGCTCCTGCCGCTGAAGGTGGTATTCTGGCTGCCGTAACTGGTGCTGCCAGCGCTGCTTTTGATAAAGTAACGGAAGTGGCTGGCGAGGTAGTAGACCGCGCCAAGCACTTGCTCGACAGCGACGACGCTGCCGACAAAAAGGACGAGGAGAAAGCGTAA
- a CDS encoding carboxypeptidase-like regulatory domain-containing protein has product MSRLISICILFIGCSNSAFAQTGMLEGLLSDKRSTRGFSENATVSLPDLNIGAISDANGHFVILNVPSGVHKVKVECIGYRDTTIAQVSILAGKTTPLNINFPVGCHFLNQKGRRCPYCHREDAAIPLVYGLPDAKTLRMAKRQKVQLSGCMTTGCDPQWYCKRDNKEF; this is encoded by the coding sequence ATGAGTAGACTTATTAGCATATGCATCCTGTTTATTGGCTGTTCTAACAGTGCCTTTGCACAAACAGGAATGTTGGAAGGCCTTCTATCCGATAAACGGAGCACTAGAGGATTCTCTGAAAACGCTACCGTCTCCCTGCCTGATTTGAATATAGGGGCCATATCGGATGCAAATGGGCACTTTGTAATCCTCAATGTCCCATCTGGCGTTCATAAAGTCAAAGTGGAATGTATCGGTTATCGTGACACTACCATCGCTCAAGTTAGCATTCTAGCTGGCAAAACGACCCCACTCAATATCAACTTCCCAGTAGGATGTCATTTTCTAAATCAGAAGGGGAGACGCTGCCCGTACTGTCACCGAGAAGATGCCGCAATTCCGCTAGTATATGGTCTTCCAGATGCTAAGACACTGCGAATGGCGAAGCGTCAGAAAGTACAGCTAAGTGGTTGCATGACAACTGGCTGTGATCCACAGTGGTATTGCAAAAGAGATAATAAAGAGTTTTAG